The window TTGGTCAATTGACAACGCGCCTACTGAAGATAGGCAACTTCCGCACCCCGGAGCCGGTAACGCCTAACTAATCCGAACCACCAAGCTACGTTGAGCGTATTCCCTAGGAAATATGCTCAAACACAGGCCCATCGTACAGGCGCCGGTGGGGACGGGGAAGCCACGCTGCGGGATATTGCGGACCTACGGTCCGAGGAATTCCCTGCTGTAGGAGACCCGAAGGGGCTCCGGAAGCAGACTCTACAGGCATCCCGCAGTGGGGATTCCCCGCCCCCACCGGCGTTTTTTCGATACGCCCGGATCGATGTCCCGAGCATATTTTCTACCCCCCACTACACCATAAAAAAACCGGCTCCCTAGGGAACCGGTTAGTAAAATCTAGGTTTCTAGTTAAATTAGAAAGCTATACGGAAGTCAAAGGAAACAGCATGCTGAGTAGCGGTAATGTCTTTGGCACCAGAAACATCAGGAGTAAGGGTAGCATTATCGAAAGCATAGGCAAATGTGATACTGGCATTCTCAGCAATGCTAAACCCAACACTCGGTTTAACCTGGAAATACACGATATCGGCTTTCGCTGCGGCACCATCAACTCCAGTACCACCGATAGCAAATGAAAGCTTAGGAAGGATGTTGCCAATGGCGTAGGAAACCCAAGGACTAAACTTCCAACCTAATTTAGTATCTTCAGCAGGTACTCCTTCTAAATATTTTCCAACAGTTTCATCACTATTACCCGTACCGATACCATCAAGATAGCCAGCTGAATTCACTTGGTTAATCCACTGATAAGCGGTAAGCCCTACATCTAAGGCGCCGAGATCGTAACTAATCTTTTCATCAATCTGCCAAGCGATATCCTTATCAGAGAGGTTTTTGCTGAACGCTTCAACGGCCAAACCGAGCTTATCAATAGCCTTAAGAGAGACACCGAACCAGAACTGGCGTAACATAGTATCGCTGGCACGAGCACTGAGAGCTACCCTGAAAAGATCATGGTCGAATGCAGCGCCAATGGTATAATCAGCATAAAAAATCCCATCATCACTCGAACTCCCTGGGGTGTACTCAGAATTGATCTCATTGTCATCATTGATGTAGAGACCAGCACCCACTGTTAAACCACCAATAGGAGCAACCTGTACCAAGGCACCAAGGCCTTCCCCGGCATCGCCGTCCTCATCACCACCGGTGTTCCAAACGCCGTTGTCTATCTTACCAGCATAGAGATCAATTATGTCAATAAACTTATAGGATAAATATGCAAAGTCAAAAATACTATTAACACCAAGTTTTTTAGGTTCTTCCAATTTGAACTTTATTTTGGCGCCAACGTTTCCATTAGCATAATCAAGTACCAGCTGAGCACGGAGAGGAGCGCCATTGTCTGCATCATAGCTATAGAACTTAAAATCCTCATCCTTGGTTGTATCATTACTACTTGGTAAGTTTTCATTCTTCGATTCTAAATAACTCGATTCGAAGCCGGTGCTTACATCACCGCTCCACTTTAATTCCTGAGCGAAGGCTCCCATAGCCATCGCAAGGATCAATAAAACAACTAACATTTTCTTCATTTGATAGGACCCTCCTAGATACGACAAGAGCGAATATTCTACGAATACCCGTGATCTCTTTATGCTTTGCCTTTAGTATATCGGTATTAAATCAGAATTGTCAAGATTTTTAGGAGATTTTGATTTTTTTTCGAATTTTCCAAGCATTTGGCAATTCCTTATAATATAACGAATTAAGTTAATAGACGACCGAGTGGGGATAAAACGGTTAAAAAAAGGTATGCTTTTTTCCGCAAATTATGTGTCGGATTATTGTGAAATTGGGGATCATTCAGGGGCATAGCCCGAACTATGGTTCAGCAGCGCCTTCGGTAACTCCACCCCACAATTTTAGCTTACTGCGGTAGTTTCAATATATTATCCCGGCTTCCTGTAGCTTTCGTCTAAGCTCCTGGTTTTCCCGATCTTTTTCCGCCAGTATGGACTGGTATTTCGCTTTTGTTTCTTCCCGGCCTTCCTCCCGGCCTTCTTCTCGACCTTCCTCTCGCCCCTCTTCCCTTTGAATACGGCGTTCCTCTTTTACTGCCTCTACAAACCCATCAAAAAGCATATTACCCTCCTTCCCGGTAATTTGCATGGTCACCTCCCGGATTGTTTCTTCGGGGTATTCCAGGCGGTTTAACAGAACGGTTATGACATCATCTATCACTTTACGCAGGTTTTCCGGGATTTTCAATGCCCGTTTTGCAAAATATTCCCGGGGTATTTTACTCAGCACCGAATTCCCATCATGGGTTTTCAGCTGATCGATGAGCATGATTAGGGAAATGGTGTCGTTAAACCGGGTAAGATCCTCCTGGGTATACTGGTTTAGATTCACCAGTTCGTACTCAAACTTGGGGATGTACTTGTAAAATACCTCATTCAGATCAGTCCGGTTCAGAAAGTTCAGCTCCGCCGTCCAGGGACCGGGGCCGTCATAGAAGACCACCGGCAGTACCGGGGGATAGTGGAAGTCCTTGGTTGAGCTTATCCCCTTCGTTTTTTGATTTTCCTCCTTTTCGTAGTTGTCCAGGACCAG of the Treponema primitia ZAS-1 genome contains:
- a CDS encoding Rpn family recombination-promoting nuclease/putative transposase encodes the protein MVIYHSRDNSIKLILGNHQLFVEFLRDFIPIDLLKDIQAEDIEDLTERFLPLFQDGQDSDTVKRISLRGKTPLFVIAIVEHESKVNFRSSFKMLQYICLVLDNYEKEENQKTKGISSTKDFHYPPVLPVVFYDGPGPWTAELNFLNRTDLNEVFYKYIPKFEYELVNLNQYTQEDLTRFNDTISLIMLIDQLKTHDGNSVLSKIPREYFAKRALKIPENLRKVIDDVITVLLNRLEYPEETIREVTMQITGKEGNMLFDGFVEAVKEERRIQREEGREEGREEGREEGREETKAKYQSILAEKDRENQELRRKLQEAGIIY